Proteins encoded by one window of Chrysemys picta bellii isolate R12L10 chromosome 10, ASM1138683v2, whole genome shotgun sequence:
- the LOC101951307 gene encoding kinesin-like protein KIF19 isoform X7 gives MSPAARGSQVSPGLRLRTALPVSYSPMASPLGSPLSAGQRRTGGLAPSPSSAMKDPSVEQQLTVALRIRPINEAELEENAAIIAHRVGDQMVVLMDPSEDPDDILRANRSREKTFIFDMVFDHKATQEEVYVSTTKNLVEGIISGYNATVFAYGPTGAGKTYTMLGTDCDPGIYIRTLNDLFKAIEATSDNMDYTVSMSYLEIYNEVIRDLLNPSSGFLDLREDARGSIQIAGITEVSTTNAQEIKQLLTKGNIERTQEPTVANKTSSRSHAVLRVTVKQKSRVKNINEDVHVGRLFMVDLAGSERAVQTQNRGKRMKEGAHINRSLLALGNCISALSEKGGSRAQYVNFRDSKLTRLLKDSLGGNSRTVMIAHISPASIYFEESRTTLIYAYRAKNIKTRVKRNLLNVSYHIAQYTSIISDLRREIEGLKAKIENQEKEKSAIRSDVRDVQVEAHQDSEAYSRQEMNKLREQLIGAFKEQMEMRRSLMELEHTNIELHIDTSRHLLTIADWEREKTQHARKCYNKLVNGKEDENMEEADRELEGAGSPELHEVTVAREEINMLLAELRKTATLKSELERRLANAKKKASQMEKLLPKQITSVDQREVLRLLCKAHELEVGNTELQANASYKENLLCQKDFVIQRQQQHGLLCEEIIQQQQMLIKGHDIPVPETLGTLYQLHCRELEEGTLTRLLLLHSVMSSTLRGGSALNIAQQLDLNKEEARKGLSGNRKGLPSGAKFELPSIVLESESDNYRSSKTTPARKLGNPDTHLSPTFFRLPRTPLHQQKPTGVAVGKMTSKLCSPTSLDLNRRKSAAEIALAPLSLEALTEIAVSTKSISRIAARRRSRARHREHGSQLTSGHFFEEDTSELKYLQSSFTPEPHVKDTVSIESLSAESQRKEQLYYTAKRELKKDREREKSAERKARKKRSRSLEPISQKISKAKHRTPSSHNMDNVSEDQLPRAKLFQPLKIMSNLSHATPAATKVKFPISHHTEENPLQVLEISNTPPSNVQQSNAGQTRGQVLQKRVKGPIDGASNQPKNQPITSFKNLPRSK, from the exons ATGTCACCTGCCGCCCGGGGGTCGCAGgtctccccggggctgcggctgCGAACCGCTCTCCCTGTATCCTACAGCCCAATGGCTTCCCCCTTGGGCAGCCCTCTCAGCGCGGGGCAGAGGCGGACCGGAGGCCTGGCTCCGAGCCCCAGCTCGGCCATGAAGGATCCGAGCGTGGAGCAGCAGCTCACG GTGGCTCTTCGGATTCGTCCAATCAATGAAGCTGAGCTGGAGGAAAACGCTGCTATCATAGCCCACAGAGTGGGTGACCAG ATGGTGGTTCTGATGGACCCAAGTGAAGATCCAGACGACATCTTGCGAGCCAATCGATCCCGAGAGAAGACATTTATATTTGATATGGTTTTTGATCACAAAGCGACCCAG GAGGAGGTGTACGTGTCCACGACCAAAAACTTGGTAGAAGGAATCATTTCTGGATACAATGCAACTGTTTTTGCATATGGCCCAACAG GGGCAGGGAAAACCTACACTATGCTAGGGACAGACTGTGATCCTGGGATCTACATCCGCACCCTAAATGACCTCTTTAAAGCCATTGAGGCAACCAGTGACAACATGGATTACACCGTCTCCATGTCGTACCTAGAG atttatAACGAAGTGATCCGTGACCTCCTGAATCCATCCTCTGGATTCCTAGACCTCAGAGAGGATGCTAGGGGTAGCATCCAGATAGCAGGAATTACTGAAGTCTCTACTACGAATGCGCAGGAG ATCAAGCAGCTGTTAACAAAAGGAAACATAGAACGCACTCAGGAACCCACCGTTGCCAACAAGACATCTTCCCGCTCACATGCAGTCCTCCGGGTCACAGTGAAACAGAAGAGTCGGGTGAAGAATATTAATGAGGACGTGCACGTGGGGAGGCTTTTCATGGTTGACTTGGCAGGGTCTGAGAGAGCAGTCCAG ACTCAGAACCGAGGCAAGAGAATGAAGGAGGGAGCCCATATCAACCGCTCGCTGCTAGCTCTGGGGAACTGCATCAGTGCCTTGAGTGAGAAGGGAGGAAGTCGGGCCCAGTATGTCAATTTTCGAGACAGCAAACTCACACGCTTGTTGAAG GACTCATTAGGGGGTAACAGCAGGACAGTTATGATTGCCCACATCAGTCCTGCCAGCATCTACTTTGAAGAATCTCGAACAACCTTGATCTATGCTTATCGAGCAAAAAACATCAAGACAAGG GTAAAACGCAACCTGCTGAATGTCTCCTATCACATTGCACAGTACACCAGCATCATTTCAGATCTACGCAGGGAGATTGAGGGTCTGAAGGCAAAGATTGAAAATCAGGAAAAGGAGAAGAGTGCAATCCGCTCTGACGTCAGGGATGTACAAG TGGAGGCACATCAGGATTCGGAGGCATACAGCCGGCAAGAGATGAACAAGTTACGGGAGCAGCTGATCGGGGCTTTCAAGGAGCAAATGGAGATGCGCCGCAGCCTCATGGAGCTGGAGCACACCAACATTGAGCTACACATTGATACCTCCAGGCATTTGCTAACGATTGCCGA CTGGGAACGAGAGAAGACTCAGCATGCTCGGAAGTGTTATAACAAGCTGGTGAACGGAAAGGAAGATGAAAACATGGAGGAGGCAGACAGAGAATTAGAGGGGGCAGGTTCTCCTGAACTTCATGAAGTCACTGTAGCAAGAGAGGAGATCAACATGCTGTTGGCAGAGCTGCGAAAAACAGCAACCTTAAAG TCGGAGCTGGAGCGGCGCTTAGCCAATGCCAAGAAAAAAGCCTCCCAGATGGAGAAGCTGTTACCCAAACAAATCACCAGTGTGGACCAGCGAGAGGTGCTGAGACTTCTCTGCAAGGCTCATGAACTGGAGGTGGGGAACACGGAGTTGCAGGCGAATGCCTCGTACAAGGAGAATCTGCTGTGCCAGAAGGATTTTGTCAtccagcggcagcagcagcacgggCTGCTCTGCGAGGAAATcattcagcagcagcaaatgCTGATCAAAG gCCATGACATCCCTGTCCCAGAGACCCTGGGGACGCTGTATCAACTGCACTGCCGTGAGCTAGAGGAGGGGACCCTGACCCGCCTGCTCCTGCTTCACTCTGTGATGTCCAGCACGCTGAGG GGTGGCTCTGCTCTGAATATAGCTCAGCAGCTGGACCTAAACAAAGAAGAGGCCAGAAAAGGGCTATCTGGCAACAGGAAGGGTCTTCCTTCTGGAGCAAAGTTTGAGCTTCCGTCCATTGTCTTGGAGTCAGAGAG TGACAACTACAGATCATCTAAAACGACACCTGCTAGGAAACTGGGGAATCCAGATACCCATCTCAGCCCTACTTTCTTTCGCTTGCCAAGAACCCCACTGCACCAG CAGAAACCAACTGGCGTTGCTGTAGGAAAGATGACCTCCAAGCTATGTTCCCCCACCTCCCTGGACTTAAATAGGAGAAAGTCAGCTGCAGAGATCGCTCTTGCCCCACTCAGTCTGGAGGCCTTGACGGAGATTGCTGTTAGCACCAAAAGCATCTCCCGCATTGCAGCCAGACGGCGTTCCAGAGCCCGACACAGAGAGCATGGGAGTCAGCTTACCTCTGGGCATTTCTTTGAGGAGGATACATCGGAGCTGAAATATCTGCAGTCCAGCTTCACTCCAGAGCCTCACGTGAAAGACACCGTGAGTATCGAGAGCCTCTCAGCGGAGTCCCAGAGAAAGGAGCAGCTGTACTACACAGCCAAGAGAGAACTGAAGAAGGATCGAGAACGAGAGAAATCAGCTGAGAGGAAAGCCAGGAAGAAAAGATCTCGTTCCCTTGAACCAATCTCCCAAAAG ATCTCGAAAGCAAAGCATCGGACTCCCTCGAGCCACAATATGGACAATGTTTCTGAGGACCAGCTGCCCCGAGCTAAACTCTTCCAGCCGTTGAAGATCATGAGCAACTTATCCCATGCCACTCCTGCTGCCACCAAGGTCAAATTCCCCATCAGTCACCATACAG AAGAAAATCCATTACAGGTGCTGGAGATAAGCAACACTCCCCCAAGCAATGTTCAGCAGAGCAATGCAGGTCAGACCAGAGGCCAGGTCCTACAAAAGCGGGTCAAAG
- the LOC101951307 gene encoding kinesin-like protein KIF19 isoform X17: MSPAARGSQVSPGLRLRTALPVSYSPMASPLGSPLSAGQRRTGGLAPSPSSAMKDPSVEQQLTVALRIRPINEAELEENAAIIAHRVGDQMVVLMDPSEDPDDILRANRSREKTFIFDMVFDHKATQEEVYVSTTKNLVEGIISGYNATVFAYGPTGAGKTYTMLGTDCDPGIYIRTLNDLFKAIEATSDNMDYTVSMSYLEIYNEVIRDLLNPSSGFLDLREDARGSIQIAGITEVSTTNAQEIKQLLTKGNIERTQEPTVANKTSSRSHAVLRVTVKQKSRVKNINEDVHVGRLFMVDLAGSERAVQTQNRGKRMKEGAHINRSLLALGNCISALSEKGGSRAQYVNFRDSKLTRLLKDSLGGNSRTVMIAHISPASIYFEESRTTLIYAYRAKNIKTRVKRNLLNVSYHIAQYTSIISDLRREIEGLKAKIENQEKEKSAIRSDVRDVQVEAHQDSEAYSRQEMNKLREQLIGAFKEQMEMRRSLMELEHTNIELHIDTSRHLLTIADWEREKTQHARKCYNKLVNGKEDENMEEADRELEGAGSPELHEVTVAREEINMLLAELRKTATLKSELERRLANAKKKASQMEKLLPKQITSVDQREVLRLLCKAHELEVGNTELQANASYKENLLCQKDFVIQRQQQHGLLCEEIIQQQQMLIKGHDIPVPETLGTLYQLHCRELEEGTLTRLLLLHSVMSSTLRGGSALNIAQQLDLNKEEARKGLSGNRKGLPSGAKFELPSIVLESESDNYRSSKTTPARKLGNPDTHLSPTFFRLPRTPLHQKPTGVAVGKMTSKLCSPTSLDLNRRKSAAEIALAPLSLEALTEIAVSTKSISRIAARRRSRARHREHGSQLTSGHFFEEDTSELKYLQSSFTPEPHVKDTVSIESLSAESQRKEQLYYTAKRELKKDREREKSAERKARKKRSRSLEPISQKISKAKHRTPSSHNMDNVSEDQLPRAKLFQPLKIMSNLSHATPAATKVKFPISHHTENPLQVLEISNTPPSNVQQSNAGQTRGQVLQKRVKGPIDGASNQPKNQPITSFKNLPRSK; the protein is encoded by the exons ATGTCACCTGCCGCCCGGGGGTCGCAGgtctccccggggctgcggctgCGAACCGCTCTCCCTGTATCCTACAGCCCAATGGCTTCCCCCTTGGGCAGCCCTCTCAGCGCGGGGCAGAGGCGGACCGGAGGCCTGGCTCCGAGCCCCAGCTCGGCCATGAAGGATCCGAGCGTGGAGCAGCAGCTCACG GTGGCTCTTCGGATTCGTCCAATCAATGAAGCTGAGCTGGAGGAAAACGCTGCTATCATAGCCCACAGAGTGGGTGACCAG ATGGTGGTTCTGATGGACCCAAGTGAAGATCCAGACGACATCTTGCGAGCCAATCGATCCCGAGAGAAGACATTTATATTTGATATGGTTTTTGATCACAAAGCGACCCAG GAGGAGGTGTACGTGTCCACGACCAAAAACTTGGTAGAAGGAATCATTTCTGGATACAATGCAACTGTTTTTGCATATGGCCCAACAG GGGCAGGGAAAACCTACACTATGCTAGGGACAGACTGTGATCCTGGGATCTACATCCGCACCCTAAATGACCTCTTTAAAGCCATTGAGGCAACCAGTGACAACATGGATTACACCGTCTCCATGTCGTACCTAGAG atttatAACGAAGTGATCCGTGACCTCCTGAATCCATCCTCTGGATTCCTAGACCTCAGAGAGGATGCTAGGGGTAGCATCCAGATAGCAGGAATTACTGAAGTCTCTACTACGAATGCGCAGGAG ATCAAGCAGCTGTTAACAAAAGGAAACATAGAACGCACTCAGGAACCCACCGTTGCCAACAAGACATCTTCCCGCTCACATGCAGTCCTCCGGGTCACAGTGAAACAGAAGAGTCGGGTGAAGAATATTAATGAGGACGTGCACGTGGGGAGGCTTTTCATGGTTGACTTGGCAGGGTCTGAGAGAGCAGTCCAG ACTCAGAACCGAGGCAAGAGAATGAAGGAGGGAGCCCATATCAACCGCTCGCTGCTAGCTCTGGGGAACTGCATCAGTGCCTTGAGTGAGAAGGGAGGAAGTCGGGCCCAGTATGTCAATTTTCGAGACAGCAAACTCACACGCTTGTTGAAG GACTCATTAGGGGGTAACAGCAGGACAGTTATGATTGCCCACATCAGTCCTGCCAGCATCTACTTTGAAGAATCTCGAACAACCTTGATCTATGCTTATCGAGCAAAAAACATCAAGACAAGG GTAAAACGCAACCTGCTGAATGTCTCCTATCACATTGCACAGTACACCAGCATCATTTCAGATCTACGCAGGGAGATTGAGGGTCTGAAGGCAAAGATTGAAAATCAGGAAAAGGAGAAGAGTGCAATCCGCTCTGACGTCAGGGATGTACAAG TGGAGGCACATCAGGATTCGGAGGCATACAGCCGGCAAGAGATGAACAAGTTACGGGAGCAGCTGATCGGGGCTTTCAAGGAGCAAATGGAGATGCGCCGCAGCCTCATGGAGCTGGAGCACACCAACATTGAGCTACACATTGATACCTCCAGGCATTTGCTAACGATTGCCGA CTGGGAACGAGAGAAGACTCAGCATGCTCGGAAGTGTTATAACAAGCTGGTGAACGGAAAGGAAGATGAAAACATGGAGGAGGCAGACAGAGAATTAGAGGGGGCAGGTTCTCCTGAACTTCATGAAGTCACTGTAGCAAGAGAGGAGATCAACATGCTGTTGGCAGAGCTGCGAAAAACAGCAACCTTAAAG TCGGAGCTGGAGCGGCGCTTAGCCAATGCCAAGAAAAAAGCCTCCCAGATGGAGAAGCTGTTACCCAAACAAATCACCAGTGTGGACCAGCGAGAGGTGCTGAGACTTCTCTGCAAGGCTCATGAACTGGAGGTGGGGAACACGGAGTTGCAGGCGAATGCCTCGTACAAGGAGAATCTGCTGTGCCAGAAGGATTTTGTCAtccagcggcagcagcagcacgggCTGCTCTGCGAGGAAATcattcagcagcagcaaatgCTGATCAAAG gCCATGACATCCCTGTCCCAGAGACCCTGGGGACGCTGTATCAACTGCACTGCCGTGAGCTAGAGGAGGGGACCCTGACCCGCCTGCTCCTGCTTCACTCTGTGATGTCCAGCACGCTGAGG GGTGGCTCTGCTCTGAATATAGCTCAGCAGCTGGACCTAAACAAAGAAGAGGCCAGAAAAGGGCTATCTGGCAACAGGAAGGGTCTTCCTTCTGGAGCAAAGTTTGAGCTTCCGTCCATTGTCTTGGAGTCAGAGAG TGACAACTACAGATCATCTAAAACGACACCTGCTAGGAAACTGGGGAATCCAGATACCCATCTCAGCCCTACTTTCTTTCGCTTGCCAAGAACCCCACTGCACCAG AAACCAACTGGCGTTGCTGTAGGAAAGATGACCTCCAAGCTATGTTCCCCCACCTCCCTGGACTTAAATAGGAGAAAGTCAGCTGCAGAGATCGCTCTTGCCCCACTCAGTCTGGAGGCCTTGACGGAGATTGCTGTTAGCACCAAAAGCATCTCCCGCATTGCAGCCAGACGGCGTTCCAGAGCCCGACACAGAGAGCATGGGAGTCAGCTTACCTCTGGGCATTTCTTTGAGGAGGATACATCGGAGCTGAAATATCTGCAGTCCAGCTTCACTCCAGAGCCTCACGTGAAAGACACCGTGAGTATCGAGAGCCTCTCAGCGGAGTCCCAGAGAAAGGAGCAGCTGTACTACACAGCCAAGAGAGAACTGAAGAAGGATCGAGAACGAGAGAAATCAGCTGAGAGGAAAGCCAGGAAGAAAAGATCTCGTTCCCTTGAACCAATCTCCCAAAAG ATCTCGAAAGCAAAGCATCGGACTCCCTCGAGCCACAATATGGACAATGTTTCTGAGGACCAGCTGCCCCGAGCTAAACTCTTCCAGCCGTTGAAGATCATGAGCAACTTATCCCATGCCACTCCTGCTGCCACCAAGGTCAAATTCCCCATCAGTCACCATACAG AAAATCCATTACAGGTGCTGGAGATAAGCAACACTCCCCCAAGCAATGTTCAGCAGAGCAATGCAGGTCAGACCAGAGGCCAGGTCCTACAAAAGCGGGTCAAAG
- the LOC101951307 gene encoding kinesin-like protein KIF19 isoform X2, which translates to MSPAARGSQVSPGLRLRTALPVSYSPMASPLGSPLSAGQRRTGGLAPSPSSAMKDPSVEQQLTVALRIRPINEAELEENAAIIAHRVGDQMVVLMDPSEDPDDILRANRSREKTFIFDMVFDHKATQEEVYVSTTKNLVEGIISGYNATVFAYGPTGAGKTYTMLGTDCDPGIYIRTLNDLFKAIEATSDNMDYTVSMSYLEIYNEVIRDLLNPSSGFLDLREDARGSIQIAGITEVSTTNAQEIKQLLTKGNIERTQEPTVANKTSSRSHAVLRVTVKQKSRVKNINEDVHVGRLFMVDLAGSERAVQTQNRGKRMKEGAHINRSLLALGNCISALSEKGGSRAQYVNFRDSKLTRLLKDSLGGNSRTVMIAHISPASIYFEESRTTLIYAYRAKNIKTRVKRNLLNVSYHIAQYTSIISDLRREIEGLKAKIENQEKEKSAIRSDVRDVQVEAHQDSEAYSRQEMNKLREQLIGAFKEQMEMRRSLMELEHTNIELHIDTSRHLLTIADWEREKTQHARKCYNKLVNGKEDENMEEADRELEGAGSPELHEVTVAREEINMLLAELRKTATLKSELERRLANAKKKASQMEKLLPKQITSVDQREVLRLLCKAHELEVGNTELQANASYKENLLCQKDFVIQRQQQHGLLCEEIIQQQQMLIKGHDIPVPETLGTLYQLHCRELEEGTLTRLLLLHSVMSSTLRSHQPPFFLWPQGGSALNIAQQLDLNKEEARKGLSGNRKGLPSGAKFELPSIVLESESDNYRSSKTTPARKLGNPDTHLSPTFFRLPRTPLHQQKPTGVAVGKMTSKLCSPTSLDLNRRKSAAEIALAPLSLEALTEIAVSTKSISRIAARRRSRARHREHGSQLTSGHFFEEDTSELKYLQSSFTPEPHVKDTVSIESLSAESQRKEQLYYTAKRELKKDREREKSAERKARKKRSRSLEPISQKISKAKHRTPSSHNMDNVSEDQLPRAKLFQPLKIMSNLSHATPAATKVKFPISHHTEENPLQVLEISNTPPSNVQQSNAGQTRGQVLQKRVKGPIDGASNQPKNQPITSFKNLPRSK; encoded by the exons ATGTCACCTGCCGCCCGGGGGTCGCAGgtctccccggggctgcggctgCGAACCGCTCTCCCTGTATCCTACAGCCCAATGGCTTCCCCCTTGGGCAGCCCTCTCAGCGCGGGGCAGAGGCGGACCGGAGGCCTGGCTCCGAGCCCCAGCTCGGCCATGAAGGATCCGAGCGTGGAGCAGCAGCTCACG GTGGCTCTTCGGATTCGTCCAATCAATGAAGCTGAGCTGGAGGAAAACGCTGCTATCATAGCCCACAGAGTGGGTGACCAG ATGGTGGTTCTGATGGACCCAAGTGAAGATCCAGACGACATCTTGCGAGCCAATCGATCCCGAGAGAAGACATTTATATTTGATATGGTTTTTGATCACAAAGCGACCCAG GAGGAGGTGTACGTGTCCACGACCAAAAACTTGGTAGAAGGAATCATTTCTGGATACAATGCAACTGTTTTTGCATATGGCCCAACAG GGGCAGGGAAAACCTACACTATGCTAGGGACAGACTGTGATCCTGGGATCTACATCCGCACCCTAAATGACCTCTTTAAAGCCATTGAGGCAACCAGTGACAACATGGATTACACCGTCTCCATGTCGTACCTAGAG atttatAACGAAGTGATCCGTGACCTCCTGAATCCATCCTCTGGATTCCTAGACCTCAGAGAGGATGCTAGGGGTAGCATCCAGATAGCAGGAATTACTGAAGTCTCTACTACGAATGCGCAGGAG ATCAAGCAGCTGTTAACAAAAGGAAACATAGAACGCACTCAGGAACCCACCGTTGCCAACAAGACATCTTCCCGCTCACATGCAGTCCTCCGGGTCACAGTGAAACAGAAGAGTCGGGTGAAGAATATTAATGAGGACGTGCACGTGGGGAGGCTTTTCATGGTTGACTTGGCAGGGTCTGAGAGAGCAGTCCAG ACTCAGAACCGAGGCAAGAGAATGAAGGAGGGAGCCCATATCAACCGCTCGCTGCTAGCTCTGGGGAACTGCATCAGTGCCTTGAGTGAGAAGGGAGGAAGTCGGGCCCAGTATGTCAATTTTCGAGACAGCAAACTCACACGCTTGTTGAAG GACTCATTAGGGGGTAACAGCAGGACAGTTATGATTGCCCACATCAGTCCTGCCAGCATCTACTTTGAAGAATCTCGAACAACCTTGATCTATGCTTATCGAGCAAAAAACATCAAGACAAGG GTAAAACGCAACCTGCTGAATGTCTCCTATCACATTGCACAGTACACCAGCATCATTTCAGATCTACGCAGGGAGATTGAGGGTCTGAAGGCAAAGATTGAAAATCAGGAAAAGGAGAAGAGTGCAATCCGCTCTGACGTCAGGGATGTACAAG TGGAGGCACATCAGGATTCGGAGGCATACAGCCGGCAAGAGATGAACAAGTTACGGGAGCAGCTGATCGGGGCTTTCAAGGAGCAAATGGAGATGCGCCGCAGCCTCATGGAGCTGGAGCACACCAACATTGAGCTACACATTGATACCTCCAGGCATTTGCTAACGATTGCCGA CTGGGAACGAGAGAAGACTCAGCATGCTCGGAAGTGTTATAACAAGCTGGTGAACGGAAAGGAAGATGAAAACATGGAGGAGGCAGACAGAGAATTAGAGGGGGCAGGTTCTCCTGAACTTCATGAAGTCACTGTAGCAAGAGAGGAGATCAACATGCTGTTGGCAGAGCTGCGAAAAACAGCAACCTTAAAG TCGGAGCTGGAGCGGCGCTTAGCCAATGCCAAGAAAAAAGCCTCCCAGATGGAGAAGCTGTTACCCAAACAAATCACCAGTGTGGACCAGCGAGAGGTGCTGAGACTTCTCTGCAAGGCTCATGAACTGGAGGTGGGGAACACGGAGTTGCAGGCGAATGCCTCGTACAAGGAGAATCTGCTGTGCCAGAAGGATTTTGTCAtccagcggcagcagcagcacgggCTGCTCTGCGAGGAAATcattcagcagcagcaaatgCTGATCAAAG gCCATGACATCCCTGTCCCAGAGACCCTGGGGACGCTGTATCAACTGCACTGCCGTGAGCTAGAGGAGGGGACCCTGACCCGCCTGCTCCTGCTTCACTCTGTGATGTCCAGCACGCTGAGG TCCCACCAACCTCCTTTTTTTCTGTGGCCCCAGGGTGGCTCTGCTCTGAATATAGCTCAGCAGCTGGACCTAAACAAAGAAGAGGCCAGAAAAGGGCTATCTGGCAACAGGAAGGGTCTTCCTTCTGGAGCAAAGTTTGAGCTTCCGTCCATTGTCTTGGAGTCAGAGAG TGACAACTACAGATCATCTAAAACGACACCTGCTAGGAAACTGGGGAATCCAGATACCCATCTCAGCCCTACTTTCTTTCGCTTGCCAAGAACCCCACTGCACCAG CAGAAACCAACTGGCGTTGCTGTAGGAAAGATGACCTCCAAGCTATGTTCCCCCACCTCCCTGGACTTAAATAGGAGAAAGTCAGCTGCAGAGATCGCTCTTGCCCCACTCAGTCTGGAGGCCTTGACGGAGATTGCTGTTAGCACCAAAAGCATCTCCCGCATTGCAGCCAGACGGCGTTCCAGAGCCCGACACAGAGAGCATGGGAGTCAGCTTACCTCTGGGCATTTCTTTGAGGAGGATACATCGGAGCTGAAATATCTGCAGTCCAGCTTCACTCCAGAGCCTCACGTGAAAGACACCGTGAGTATCGAGAGCCTCTCAGCGGAGTCCCAGAGAAAGGAGCAGCTGTACTACACAGCCAAGAGAGAACTGAAGAAGGATCGAGAACGAGAGAAATCAGCTGAGAGGAAAGCCAGGAAGAAAAGATCTCGTTCCCTTGAACCAATCTCCCAAAAG ATCTCGAAAGCAAAGCATCGGACTCCCTCGAGCCACAATATGGACAATGTTTCTGAGGACCAGCTGCCCCGAGCTAAACTCTTCCAGCCGTTGAAGATCATGAGCAACTTATCCCATGCCACTCCTGCTGCCACCAAGGTCAAATTCCCCATCAGTCACCATACAG AAGAAAATCCATTACAGGTGCTGGAGATAAGCAACACTCCCCCAAGCAATGTTCAGCAGAGCAATGCAGGTCAGACCAGAGGCCAGGTCCTACAAAAGCGGGTCAAAG